From the genome of Candidatus Methylopumilus rimovensis, one region includes:
- the ahpF gene encoding alkyl hydroperoxide reductase subunit F — MALDSAIKNQLQEYMTRLVNPIKLVAYVDENPASKEMIEMLEEVGSLSGKITLSKEVDTSKRIPSFEVNREKEVSGITFAGIPSGHEFTSFVLALLQASGYPLKIEAEKIEQIKNIEGKFHFETYISLSCHNCPDVVQALNAMSIINPNISHVMIDGALFQKEVEDKQIMAVPTIFLNGKTFGQGRMELDEIVNKIDSSASLKEAEKLSKKEAYDVLIIGGGPAGASAAIYSARKGIRTGIVSERFGGQVMDTLGIENFISVKATEGPKLVAALEEHVKEYEVDIMNLQRAKSVQKNDLDSLFEIELENGGKLKSKSVIVATGARWRELNVPGEKEFKGKGVAYCPHCDGPLFKGKHVAVIGGGNSGVEAAIDLANIVGHVTLFEFASELKADDILQKRLYSLSNVDVILNAQTTEVIGKDKVNGMIYLDRKANEKKTIELEGIFIQIGLLPNTDFVKNTVDLSKFGEIMIDNHNQSSLPGLFAAGDVTTVPYKQIIIAMGEGAKASLGAFDYLIRQ, encoded by the coding sequence ATGGCTCTAGACTCAGCAATCAAAAATCAACTTCAAGAATATATGACCAGGCTTGTTAATCCAATTAAGCTTGTGGCTTATGTCGACGAAAATCCTGCATCTAAAGAAATGATAGAGATGTTAGAAGAAGTTGGGTCTTTGTCGGGAAAAATTACTTTAAGTAAAGAAGTAGATACTTCAAAAAGAATTCCTTCTTTTGAAGTAAATAGAGAAAAGGAAGTTTCTGGCATCACTTTCGCAGGCATTCCATCAGGGCATGAATTTACATCTTTCGTTTTAGCGCTTCTTCAAGCCAGTGGATATCCTCTAAAAATAGAAGCTGAAAAAATAGAACAAATTAAAAATATTGAAGGCAAGTTTCATTTTGAAACTTATATTTCATTAAGTTGCCATAATTGTCCTGATGTTGTTCAGGCATTAAATGCAATGTCTATAATTAATCCAAATATTTCTCATGTGATGATTGATGGCGCATTATTCCAAAAAGAAGTTGAAGATAAACAGATTATGGCTGTGCCAACTATTTTCCTTAATGGAAAAACTTTCGGTCAAGGAAGAATGGAGCTTGATGAGATTGTAAATAAGATTGACTCAAGCGCAAGCTTAAAAGAAGCTGAAAAATTATCTAAAAAAGAAGCCTATGATGTTTTAATTATTGGCGGAGGCCCAGCAGGCGCATCGGCTGCAATTTACAGTGCGCGAAAAGGTATTCGCACGGGTATTGTTTCTGAGCGTTTCGGTGGACAAGTGATGGACACCTTAGGCATAGAAAATTTTATTTCTGTAAAAGCGACTGAAGGCCCAAAATTAGTTGCAGCCCTTGAAGAGCATGTAAAAGAATATGAAGTTGATATTATGAATTTGCAACGCGCAAAAAGCGTTCAAAAAAATGATTTGGATTCATTATTTGAGATAGAACTTGAAAATGGCGGGAAACTTAAAAGTAAATCAGTGATTGTTGCAACTGGAGCAAGATGGAGAGAATTAAATGTTCCCGGCGAAAAAGAATTTAAAGGTAAGGGTGTTGCATATTGCCCTCACTGTGATGGTCCTTTGTTCAAAGGAAAACATGTTGCAGTAATTGGAGGAGGAAACTCCGGTGTTGAGGCTGCAATTGATCTTGCGAATATCGTAGGACATGTCACTCTTTTTGAGTTTGCATCGGAACTCAAAGCTGACGATATCCTTCAGAAAAGACTTTATAGTTTGTCCAATGTAGATGTCATATTAAATGCGCAAACTACCGAAGTGATCGGTAAAGATAAGGTGAACGGCATGATTTATCTAGATCGAAAAGCAAATGAGAAGAAAACTATCGAGCTCGAGGGTATTTTTATTCAGATTGGATTATTACCAAATACGGACTTTGTTAAAAACACTGTAGATCTTTCAAAGTTTGGTGAAATTATGATTGATAATCACAACCAGTCTTCATTACCAGGTTTGTTTGCTGCAGGCGATGTAACAACCGTACCTTATAAGCAGATTATTATTGCAATGGGAGAGGGGGCCAAAGCTTCTCTTGGTGCCTTTGATTACCTTATTCGTCAATAA
- a CDS encoding phosphate-starvation-inducible protein PsiE yields the protein MQPNKFSKLAQHSLTLVGQAVLIVIAVATIFAVFQEIEHVWQARTIAVGDLLMLFLYLEVMSMLNHYLGSGNLPVRYPLYIGIIALARFLVLDIAEIDAFKMFAISGSILLIAIAILIVRYGHVRFPYSEDN from the coding sequence ATGCAACCTAACAAATTTAGCAAGCTTGCTCAGCATAGCCTTACATTAGTAGGGCAAGCCGTTTTAATTGTGATTGCTGTAGCAACTATTTTTGCAGTTTTTCAAGAGATCGAACATGTTTGGCAAGCTCGCACAATAGCGGTTGGTGATTTATTAATGCTTTTCTTGTACCTAGAAGTGATGTCGATGTTAAATCATTATTTGGGTTCAGGAAATCTACCTGTGCGCTACCCTTTGTACATCGGAATAATTGCACTAGCTCGTTTTCTTGTATTAGATATTGCAGAAATTGACGCATTTAAGATGTTTGCTATCTCAGGCTCAATATTACTTATTGCTATAGCTATCTTAATAGTTCGTTATGGTCACGTTCGCTTCCCCTACTCCGAAGACAATTAA
- the moaC gene encoding cyclic pyranopterin monophosphate synthase MoaC, which produces MKKLTHINQKGDAQLVDISDKAVTRRKAIAEGSIQLNKETLKLIQDNLIKKGDVLNTARIAGIQAAKKTWELIPLCHTINLSKIDINFSIDKKNNVITCQSSCECLAQTGLEMEALSAVSIALLTIYDMVKAVDRTMVISNIHLVEKSGGRSGLYKRGVGLNKTKSKKVK; this is translated from the coding sequence ATGAAAAAACTTACTCACATTAATCAAAAAGGTGATGCACAACTTGTAGATATTTCCGATAAAGCTGTTACACGGAGAAAAGCAATTGCAGAGGGATCAATACAATTAAACAAAGAAACTTTAAAATTAATTCAAGATAATTTAATTAAAAAAGGTGATGTGCTAAATACCGCAAGAATTGCCGGTATTCAGGCGGCAAAAAAAACTTGGGAACTCATTCCGCTTTGTCACACAATTAATTTATCTAAAATCGATATTAATTTTAGTATTGATAAAAAAAATAATGTCATTACATGTCAATCATCATGTGAATGTTTAGCACAAACTGGTCTTGAGATGGAAGCTCTCTCAGCCGTCAGCATTGCCCTCCTCACTATTTATGATATGGTGAAAGCAGTAGACCGTACGATGGTCATCTCAAATATCCACTTAGTGGAAAAGTCTGGAGGACGCTCTGGGCTTTACAAACGAGGTGTGGGACTAAATAAAACAAAGTCCAAAAAAGTAAAATAA
- a CDS encoding M48 family metalloprotease, producing the protein MMKFKITLLTSFFCCLSVFANELPDLGDSSQLIISAKEEQAIAKAILREVAVSPEIIQDIEVIDYLKNLGNRLVAYSPNKTQQFNFFVVNESSINAFAMLGGVIGVHTGLILASNSESEVASVLGHEIAHVTQRHLPRMIAQQKNDSIKTVLGIALALLVARANPQLSAGTMTAASAMGVQKQLDFTRDNEKEADRVGFQILTDAGFDGRAMVSFFGTLQKGSRFSEGAAPSFLRTHPITTERISDMSNRVKDTRYRQIPDNPDFVYIKSKLRATNGTPQSAVDEFEGSIKDKRYMNEAAERYGLATAYMRKNDFVKARQEVEWLKINAKKDALIETLACKLEVATNHPVQALNLYLKALNLYPNHRALIYGLAELYLMTNEPEKTIKLINDKLNIYPDDSYFFELLSKAYSKEGKELLQYQAQSEAYYRKFNLPRAIEQMEFAAKSKDGNFYQKSIVESRLKQLIFENSLEDIKDKK; encoded by the coding sequence ATGATGAAATTTAAAATTACATTATTAACGAGTTTTTTTTGTTGCCTATCTGTTTTTGCCAACGAATTACCCGATTTAGGTGATTCTTCGCAACTTATTATATCCGCCAAAGAAGAGCAGGCTATTGCTAAAGCTATTTTAAGAGAAGTCGCAGTTAGCCCTGAAATTATTCAGGATATTGAAGTAATTGATTATCTGAAAAATTTGGGAAATAGATTAGTGGCATATAGCCCTAATAAAACACAACAGTTTAACTTTTTTGTAGTGAATGAATCTTCTATTAATGCTTTTGCGATGCTTGGCGGAGTAATTGGTGTTCACACAGGTTTAATCTTAGCCTCAAATAGTGAGTCAGAGGTTGCTAGTGTATTGGGTCATGAAATTGCTCACGTAACGCAAAGGCATTTGCCAAGAATGATCGCACAGCAGAAAAATGACTCGATTAAAACTGTATTGGGCATTGCTTTAGCACTCCTTGTGGCAAGAGCTAACCCACAATTGTCAGCTGGAACTATGACTGCAGCCTCAGCGATGGGCGTTCAAAAACAGCTAGACTTCACAAGAGATAATGAAAAAGAAGCAGATCGTGTGGGCTTTCAAATTTTAACAGACGCGGGTTTTGATGGTCGTGCAATGGTTTCGTTCTTTGGCACTCTTCAAAAGGGGTCACGTTTTTCAGAGGGTGCTGCGCCCAGCTTCTTAAGAACACACCCTATTACAACTGAACGTATAAGTGATATGTCAAACAGAGTTAAAGATACTCGTTATAGACAGATACCCGATAATCCAGATTTCGTGTACATCAAATCAAAATTGAGAGCCACAAACGGTACACCACAATCTGCAGTTGATGAGTTTGAAGGAAGTATCAAAGATAAGCGTTATATGAATGAAGCTGCCGAGCGATATGGCCTAGCAACAGCATATATGAGGAAAAATGATTTTGTTAAAGCCAGACAAGAGGTCGAGTGGTTAAAAATAAATGCTAAAAAGGATGCGCTTATTGAAACACTTGCATGTAAATTAGAGGTCGCAACCAATCATCCAGTCCAAGCATTAAACCTATATTTAAAAGCTCTAAATTTATACCCTAATCATCGAGCCTTAATTTACGGATTAGCAGAACTTTATTTAATGACAAATGAGCCAGAAAAAACTATAAAATTAATTAATGACAAGTTGAATATTTATCCAGATGATAGTTATTTCTTTGAATTGCTCTCCAAAGCTTATTCAAAAGAGGGGAAAGAATTACTTCAATACCAAGCGCAATCCGAAGCTTATTATCGTAAATTTAATTTGCCTAGAGCAATAGAGCAAATGGAATTTGCTGCGAAATCTAAAGATGGCAATTTTTATCAAAAATCAATTGTAGAGTCTCGTTTGAAACAATTGATTTTTGAAAATAGTCTGGAAGACATCAAAGACAAAAAATAA
- the ahpC gene encoding alkyl hydroperoxide reductase subunit C, translating into MSSLVNTEVKPFKATAFHNGKFVDVTEANLKGKWSVLIFMPAAFTFNCPTEVEDAADHYAEFQKAGAEVYIVTTDTHFSHKVWHETSPAVGKAKFPLIGDPTHQLTRAFEVHIEEEGLALRGTFIINPKGEIKTMEVHDNAIARDVKETLRKLKAAQYVANNPGQVCPAKWQEGAKTIAPSLDLVGKI; encoded by the coding sequence ATGTCTTCATTAGTTAATACTGAAGTAAAACCGTTTAAAGCAACAGCATTTCACAATGGCAAGTTTGTTGACGTTACAGAAGCTAATCTCAAAGGAAAATGGTCAGTTCTTATTTTTATGCCAGCCGCATTTACATTTAACTGCCCAACAGAAGTTGAAGATGCAGCTGATCATTATGCAGAATTCCAAAAAGCAGGCGCAGAAGTTTACATTGTGACAACTGATACACATTTTTCACATAAAGTATGGCACGAGACTTCACCTGCTGTTGGTAAGGCAAAATTTCCATTAATTGGAGATCCTACGCATCAACTAACGCGTGCATTTGAAGTACATATTGAAGAAGAAGGCTTAGCATTGCGTGGTACTTTCATCATTAATCCAAAAGGTGAAATTAAAACAATGGAAGTTCATGACAATGCAATTGCGCGCGACGTTAAAGAAACATTGCGTAAATTAAAAGCTGCACAATATGTAGCTAACAATCCAGGTCAAGTATGTCCAGCAAAATGGCAAGAAGGAGCTAAAACAATTGCTCCATCATTAGACCTTGTAGGTAAGATCTAA